The following are encoded together in the Lathyrus oleraceus cultivar Zhongwan6 chromosome 3, CAAS_Psat_ZW6_1.0, whole genome shotgun sequence genome:
- the LOC127130180 gene encoding expansin-A23 gives MVMSHSLVPLFFFMMLLVQTMSRGTGITWHDARATFYGDASGAETMQGACGYGDLFQQGYGLATTALSTALFNNGLTCGACFQIKCVNDPQWCIKRAKPIIVTATNYCPPNYTKTVDIWCNPPQKHFDLSYKMFTSIAYYKAGVIPVKYRRVPCVKRGGVRFELNGNPYFLLVLVYNVAGAGDVTHVSIRGSKTGWINMSHNWGQNWDVNMNLVGQGLSFRVTTSNGVSLGFHGVVPSNWKFGQTYKSTRNF, from the exons ATGGTTATGTCTCACTCTTTGGTTCCTTTGTTCTTTTTCATGATGCTCCTTGTACAAACAATGTCTAGAGGCACTGGCATAACTTGGCACGATGCTCGTGCAACCTTCTATGGTGATGCATCTGGTGCTGAGACCATGC AGGGGGCTTGTGGCTACGGTGATCTCTTCCAACAAGGGTATGGACTTGCAACCACGGCACTAAGCACTGCTCTATTCAATAATGGATTAACTTGCGGGGCATGTTTTCAAATAAAATGTGTCAACGATCCTCAATGGTGCATAAAGCGTGCAAAACCAATCATAGTGACCGCAACAAATTATTGTCCTCCAAATTATACCAAAACCGTAGATATTTGGTGCAACCCTCCACAAAAACACTTCGATTTGAGTTATAAAATGTTTACTTCTATTGCTTATTATAAAGCTGGTGTAATCCCTGTTAAATATCGACGTGTTCCATGCGTCAAAAGAGGAGGTGTTAGGTTTGAACTAAATGGAAACCCTTATTTTTTATTGGTTTTGGTTTACAACGTTGCTGGTGCTGGTGATGTTACTCATGTAAGTATTCGTGGGTCTAAAACTGGTTGGATTAACATGTCACACAACTGGGGACAAAATTGGGATGTGAATATGAATTTGGTAGGACAAGGCTTGTCTTTTCGTGTTACTACAAGTAATGGAGTAAGTTTAGGCTTTCACGGGGTTGTTCCTTCCAATTGGAAATTTGGACAAACTTATAAGAGCACGCGCAATTTTTAA